A window of the Lactuca sativa cultivar Salinas chromosome 5, Lsat_Salinas_v11, whole genome shotgun sequence genome harbors these coding sequences:
- the LOC122198148 gene encoding putative cyclin-D7-1 produces the protein MDEFLLCQEAMFDRKNGILEDANDFLLCDEVWDMSPVIEHTRQYHKPKETNTLVHHITKKECERSFANCLRKEMKYMPGSGYVNLLECNPFVATCRFKAIQWLIHSHRRFNFCVGTVLNAVNYVDRFIYINKCHGWNYLMMELLSVASLSIAIKFGETSPPSLNEIQEGLEYSFEAKLIQRMELRILESLGWELNSITPHSYVELIVWELNSYFKNHLVLDELSSRLNDLLLASSLDYKFLKYRPCVIVMSGLRCVLEDFLQLTYQDCLSHITNFIPPDQTENLQTCCKMIQETLVRCCKSEANGNPSSPDTVLIKEQVAIFEEQIDLSLIDGSNLQKKKNLVKRKREEDDGCFVKHKKYVD, from the exons ATGGATGAGTTTCTTCTTTGTCAGGAGGCCATGTTCGATCGTAAAAATGGAATCTTGGAAGATGCAAACGACTTTCTTCTTTGTGATGAAGTATGGGACATGAGTCCAGTGATTGAACATACACGACAATACCATAAGCCAAAGGAAACGAACACTTTGGTTCACCATATTACCAAAAAAGAATGTGAACGCTCGTTTGCTAATTGTCTACGAAAGGAAATGAAGTATATGCCTGGATCAGGATACGTAAACCTTCTTGAATGCAATCCTTTCGTTGCTACCTGTAGATTCAAAGCGATCCAGTGGCTCATTCAT TCTCACCGGCGGTTTAATTTTTGTGTCGGAACTGTGTTAAACGCTGTAAATTATGTTGATCGATTCATCTACATCAATAAATGCCAT GGTTGGAACTATTTGATGATGGAGTTACTTTCTGTGGCTTCTTTATCGATTGCTATCAAATTTGGTGAGACTAGTCCTCCCTCGCTTAATGAAATTCAG GAAGGTCTAGAGTATTCTTTTGAAGCAAAGCTAATCCAAAGAATGGAATTGAGAATACTGGAATCTTTAGGTTGGGAACTTAATTCAATCACTCCTCATTCGTACGTTGAGTTGATCGTTTGGGAATTGAATTCCTATTTCAAGAATCATCTTGTTCTTGATGAATTAAGTTCAAGGCTTAATGACCTTCTTCTTGCCTCATCTCTAG ATTATAAATTTCTCAAGTACCGACCATGTGTTATTGTCATGAGCGGACTAAGATGTGTTCTTGAGGACTTTCTCCAGTTGACATATCAAGATTGtctttcccacatcactaacttCATTCCTCCAGATCAAACT GAAAATCTACAAACGTGCTGTAAAATGATTCAAGAAACCTTGGTTAGATGTTGCAAATCTGAAGCTAACGGAAACCCATCGAGCCCTGACACCGTATTAATCAAGGAGCAAGTTGCTATCTTCGAGGAACAGATTGATCTTTCTCTTATTGATGGATCAAATCtgcagaagaagaagaatctgGTGAAGAGGAAGAGGGAGGAAGACGATGGCTGTTTTGTAAAGCATAAGAAATATGTAGATTAA